TTAATCATAGGATCCGTAGCAGTCTTTTTCCCTGAAATAATGGGTTCCGGATATGAAACAATAACCGGCGCGCTGCATGGTGAAATTATCTGGTATATGGCCGTCATGATGATTTTTGTGAAAATATTTGTTACGTCAATGTCTCTTGGATCGGGCGGTTCGGGAGGTATTTTTGCTCCGTCATTATTTCTCGGGGCAATGACCGGTGCTGCATTTGGAACAATTGTTCATAGTTATTTTCCTGCAATAACATCGGGATCCGGTACCTATGCAGTGGTAGCAATGGGAGGACTTGTTGCTGCAACAACCTATGCCCCGATAACAGCAATTATTGTCGTCTTTGAATTAACAAAGGATAATAATATCATCCTTCCTTTGATGATCACCTGTATAATCAGCACTTTAATTGCCACAAAATTTTCCAGGGAATCGATCTACACGCTTAAGCTGGTAAACCGGAATATTCATATTAAAGACGGAGCAGAAATTAATATAATGAAATCAATTTTTGTTAAGGATGTTTATACGAAGGATATTGAAAGTATATACTCAAATATTAAATTTGATGAAGTTGTTAATAAGATTCTTATAGGACGAGATCCCTATTTCCCGGTTATAGATTCACAGAAAAGGTTTAAAGGAATAATATCCATTTATGATATTAAAGAATATTTATATGAAAAAGATATTTTGCGCGATCTTTTAATCGCCGATGATATTTCAAATAAAACTGTTGAAGCACTCACTCTTGATGATACCTGTCAGGAAGCTATTGACAGATTAAGTGAAAGCAATCTTCAGGGGATACCGGTTGTTGATAAGAAAAAAGGGGATAAACTTCTTGGCATGATATGGCGTAAAGATATTCTTGATGCATATAATAAAGAAATTGAAAGAAGAGATATCACTTCCTCTTATGCAAGCAAAATAACAATGAAGAATATAGATTCGGATGTGCATTTTTTTGAAGGATACGCAATGACAGAAATATCCATCCCTGAAAAGTTCATTGGCAAATCAATTAAAGAATTAAATATTCGGGCAAAATACGGAATAGACATTCTCCTTATAAGAAGTAATAGTGAAAATAAATCGATTATAAAAGCAATGCCAAAACCCGAATATATTTTCTCCTATAATGATTCAATTGTAATTTCAGGTGAAATAGGAAAAATAAGTTCACTAAAAAATCTGTAGAATTAACTACAAAGTAAAATTTTAAAAATTCTTGCCCTCACGAATCATCGGACCTAAAACCC
The Spirochaetae bacterium HGW-Spirochaetae-1 DNA segment above includes these coding regions:
- a CDS encoding chloride channel protein — translated: MKNLFSQIYTTSSVKLLKLIDKAKMTEHSFMVIMALIIGTIAGFGAVLIRIMIKTISDLSFPGNASLLSNIISAPWYLKILVPGIGGLIVGPLIFFFAREAKGHGVPEVMQAILLKGGVIRPRVAIIKAIASSITIGTGGSVGREGPIVQIGASIGSSIGQFFKVSRNRMNTFVGCGAAAGIAAAFNAPVAGALFAVEIILQDFTFTQFSPIVISSVMATIVSHKFEGDFAAFKIMPQSYQLAHPYEIIFYFILAIFTAMVGALFIKVLYASEDFFDLTFKFPEYLKPAVGGLIIGSVAVFFPEIMGSGYETITGALHGEIIWYMAVMMIFVKIFVTSMSLGSGGSGGIFAPSLFLGAMTGAAFGTIVHSYFPAITSGSGTYAVVAMGGLVAATTYAPITAIIVVFELTKDNNIILPLMITCIISTLIATKFSRESIYTLKLVNRNIHIKDGAEINIMKSIFVKDVYTKDIESIYSNIKFDEVVNKILIGRDPYFPVIDSQKRFKGIISIYDIKEYLYEKDILRDLLIADDISNKTVEALTLDDTCQEAIDRLSESNLQGIPVVDKKKGDKLLGMIWRKDILDAYNKEIERRDITSSYASKITMKNIDSDVHFFEGYAMTEISIPEKFIGKSIKELNIRAKYGIDILLIRSNSENKSIIKAMPKPEYIFSYNDSIVISGEIGKISSLKNL